From one uncultured Bacteroides sp. genomic stretch:
- a CDS encoding MFS transporter, whose product MTELIKAKLSNSKTARWSALIVVSFTMMCGYFLTDCMAPLEDMLTKDLGWSSTEYGFFTGSYGYFNVFLFMLLLGGIILDKKGVRFTGTMSCLLMVTGAAIKCYAVSPLFTVEGHLYGLSYQVLLACLGFATFGVGVETAGITVSKVIVKWFTGHELALAMGLQVATARIGTAFALSFSLPIARHFHNNVSMPVLFGLILLCIGTISFLVYNVMDRKLDASIEPVIGEEEDAFRMSDFKNIVTNKGFWLIAILCVLFYSGVFPFLKFATKIMIYKYGIAENLAGTIPSLLPYGTILLTPLFGSIYDRVGKGASLMVLGSFLLIIVHLLFAMPFLNVWWFATLVMIVLGIAFSLVPSAMWPSVPKIIPQNQLGTAYALIFYVQNIGLSLVPLLIGWVIEKYSRTVLPDGTLTYNYTIPMLVFTGFGVLALIVSLMLKAEDKKKGYGLQKANIKE is encoded by the coding sequence ATGACAGAACTTATTAAAGCAAAATTGAGTAACTCTAAAACGGCACGTTGGTCGGCTCTGATTGTAGTATCATTTACTATGATGTGCGGATACTTTCTTACCGATTGTATGGCCCCACTCGAAGATATGTTGACTAAAGATTTGGGTTGGTCATCAACCGAATATGGATTCTTTACGGGTTCATACGGCTATTTTAATGTGTTTTTGTTTATGCTTCTTTTGGGTGGAATCATTCTTGATAAGAAAGGAGTTCGTTTTACCGGTACTATGTCTTGCTTGCTTATGGTAACAGGAGCGGCGATAAAATGCTATGCCGTATCTCCGCTTTTCACTGTTGAAGGTCATTTATATGGTCTTAGTTATCAGGTGCTACTTGCCTGTTTAGGTTTTGCCACTTTTGGAGTTGGAGTTGAAACTGCGGGTATAACAGTTTCAAAAGTGATAGTGAAATGGTTTACAGGACATGAGCTGGCGTTGGCAATGGGACTGCAGGTGGCTACTGCCCGTATAGGAACAGCTTTTGCTTTGAGTTTCAGTTTACCTATTGCTAGGCATTTTCACAATAATGTATCTATGCCCGTTCTTTTCGGACTAATTTTGCTTTGCATCGGAACCATTTCATTCTTGGTTTATAATGTGATGGATCGTAAACTTGATGCTTCTATTGAACCGGTTATTGGTGAGGAAGAAGATGCTTTTCGCATGTCCGATTTTAAAAACATAGTTACCAATAAAGGCTTTTGGCTGATCGCTATTCTTTGTGTGCTTTTTTATTCAGGGGTATTTCCTTTCCTGAAATTTGCTACTAAAATAATGATCTATAAATATGGAATCGCCGAAAATTTAGCCGGTACTATACCGAGTCTTCTTCCTTATGGCACAATATTGTTGACTCCTCTTTTCGGCAGTATTTATGATCGGGTAGGCAAAGGTGCTTCATTAATGGTATTAGGTTCTTTCTTGCTCATTATTGTTCATTTATTGTTTGCCATGCCATTTCTTAATGTATGGTGGTTTGCTACTCTCGTCATGATTGTGCTTGGTATTGCTTTCTCACTTGTTCCTTCGGCAATGTGGCCTTCGGTTCCGAAGATAATTCCGCAAAATCAGTTAGGAACGGCTTATGCTTTGATTTTCTATGTGCAAAACATTGGCTTATCTTTGGTTCCATTGCTTATCGGTTGGGTAATTGAAAAATATAGTAGGACTGTTCTTCCTGATGGAACACTTACATACAATTATACTATTCCAATGCTTGTTTTCACTGGTTTTGGTGTTTTGGCTCTTATTGTTTCTTTGATGTTGAAAGCTGAAGACAAGAAAAAAGGGTACGGCTTGCAAAAGGCCAACATTAAGGAATAA
- a CDS encoding PqqD family protein: MERVKEKINLLEVIPVHNEHITTKLKGDCITIAFPRFKAKWVNNLFRPLGLSSCIHLCLEEHGSSVWTLIDGKRTVGDIIGLLAAHFNFEENYESRVLLYLNKLHKDGFIKYYNKL, encoded by the coding sequence TTGGAACGTGTGAAAGAAAAGATAAATCTTTTAGAGGTAATACCTGTTCATAATGAACATATTACAACCAAATTGAAAGGCGATTGCATTACAATCGCCTTTCCTCGTTTCAAGGCAAAATGGGTAAATAACCTTTTTCGACCATTGGGATTGTCTTCTTGCATTCATCTCTGTTTAGAAGAACATGGTTCGTCCGTTTGGACGTTGATAGATGGTAAACGTACAGTAGGAGATATTATAGGGCTTCTTGCAGCGCATTTTAATTTTGAAGAAAATTACGAGTCAAGAGTACTTTTATATCTCAACAAATTGCATAAAGACGGATTCATTAAATATTATAATAAGCTGTGA
- a CDS encoding DUF4831 family protein: protein MKRSILLLGLFLSAVAYPQTKVTLGITHGKDFGVTYTLPKTEIEVEVRATKITYMPGEFGKYAERYLHLTDVSIDPEEYWELTSVKAQPIGVPNSERTYFVKMKDKTVAPLIELTDDGIVKSINMPVSAKRAPITKAPLTKQKQQLNPRDFLTEEILTATSTAKMAELVAKEIYNIRESKNALLRGQADNMPKDGEQLKLMLDNLDEQESAMTAMFSGTKNKEEKVYTIRLVPDKEFKNEVAFRFSKKLGVVASTDLAGEPIYFNLIDLKTINIPTQEDKKKELDGVAYNVPGKARITILQDKKPLFEGEFPITQFGTVEYLAPALFDKKSTIKVLFNSTTGGLIKVDREEEDK, encoded by the coding sequence ATGAAAAGATCCATCCTGCTCTTAGGCTTATTTCTTTCCGCCGTTGCTTATCCACAAACGAAGGTAACGCTGGGAATAACACACGGAAAAGATTTTGGAGTAACCTACACACTTCCTAAAACTGAAATTGAAGTAGAAGTCAGAGCGACTAAAATAACATACATGCCCGGAGAATTCGGCAAATACGCCGAACGCTATTTACACCTTACCGATGTTTCCATCGATCCGGAAGAATATTGGGAATTGACAAGTGTGAAAGCACAACCTATTGGAGTACCTAACAGTGAGCGGACTTACTTTGTGAAAATGAAGGATAAAACGGTTGCTCCACTAATAGAATTGACAGACGATGGTATCGTAAAGTCCATCAATATGCCTGTCAGTGCGAAAAGAGCACCGATAACAAAGGCTCCGTTGACAAAACAAAAACAGCAACTCAATCCGCGTGATTTTTTGACAGAGGAAATACTAACAGCTACTTCTACCGCAAAAATGGCCGAACTTGTAGCTAAAGAAATATATAATATAAGGGAAAGCAAAAATGCGCTTTTACGCGGGCAAGCAGACAATATGCCAAAAGATGGCGAACAATTGAAGCTCATGCTTGATAATCTGGACGAGCAGGAAAGTGCAATGACCGCAATGTTTTCAGGAACAAAAAACAAAGAAGAGAAAGTATATACTATTCGTTTAGTTCCTGACAAAGAATTTAAAAATGAAGTCGCTTTCAGATTTTCCAAAAAATTGGGTGTTGTAGCAAGCACAGATTTAGCAGGCGAACCGATTTACTTCAACCTGATCGATTTGAAAACGATAAATATCCCCACTCAGGAAGATAAAAAGAAAGAGCTTGATGGCGTAGCATACAACGTTCCAGGAAAAGCGAGAATTACCATTCTACAAGATAAAAAACCGCTTTTCGAGGGAGAGTTCCCTATTACTCAATTTGGAACCGTAGAGTATCTGGCACCTGCTCTGTTTGATAAAAAGTCCACAATAAAAGTACTATTCAATTCAACAACCGGCGGATTAATAAAAGTAGATAGAGAAGAAGAGGATAAATAG
- a CDS encoding NAD(P)H-hydrate dehydratase, which produces MKIFPGSSIRKLDAYTIEHEPIASIDLMERAARTLTTAITERWSDQIPVTVFAGPGNNGGDALAVARMLSEKGYKVEVYLFNTQGKISPDCQTNKELVGMMNEVSFTEVTSQFTPPLLTEKHVVVDGLFGSGLNKPLSGGFAAVVKYINASPATIVAIDMPSGLMSEENTFNIRANIIRADYTFSLQFPKLAFLFSENEELVGEWSLLNIGISNEAIVQTESDYSLLEEEEIKELIKPRKKFAHKGNFGHALLIAGSYGMAGASILASRACLRSGAGLLTVHAPTRNNDILQTTVPEAILETNGSEDYFDVPTDTDNYQAVGIGPGLGKHSETRAALLEQLTSCQIPMVIDADALNLLAEDRYALSTIPKGSILTPHPKELERLVGKCQDSYERLRKACELAQTAKVHIVLKGAYSTIITPQGKCYFNPTGNPGMATAGSGDVLTGIILALLAQGYAAEDAAKIGTYAHGMAGDFAKEKYGMTALTAGDIIEFLPTTWKKLK; this is translated from the coding sequence ATGAAAATCTTTCCCGGAAGTAGTATTAGAAAATTAGACGCTTATACCATAGAACACGAACCGATCGCTTCTATCGACTTAATGGAACGGGCGGCCCGCACGCTTACAACAGCGATTACCGAGCGTTGGTCCGATCAAATTCCCGTCACTGTGTTTGCCGGCCCGGGCAACAATGGTGGAGATGCACTGGCTGTGGCACGTATGCTAAGCGAAAAAGGCTACAAGGTAGAGGTTTATCTGTTCAATACGCAAGGAAAAATATCGCCGGACTGCCAAACTAACAAGGAGCTGGTAGGAATGATGAATGAAGTCTCATTCACCGAAGTAACGAGCCAATTTACGCCTCCCCTACTCACTGAAAAGCATGTGGTGGTCGACGGGCTTTTTGGTTCCGGATTAAATAAACCGCTGAGCGGCGGCTTTGCTGCCGTAGTGAAATATATAAATGCATCACCGGCCACGATTGTGGCTATCGACATGCCGTCGGGACTGATGAGCGAAGAAAATACTTTCAACATCCGGGCAAACATCATTCGGGCAGACTATACTTTCAGTTTACAATTTCCTAAACTAGCTTTTTTATTCTCAGAGAATGAGGAATTGGTAGGAGAATGGAGCTTGCTAAACATCGGCATAAGCAATGAAGCCATTGTTCAAACAGAGAGTGACTATTCGTTACTGGAAGAAGAAGAAATAAAGGAGTTGATAAAACCAAGAAAAAAATTCGCCCACAAAGGAAACTTCGGACATGCGTTGCTCATTGCCGGTTCTTACGGCATGGCCGGTGCATCAATACTTGCCTCCAGAGCTTGCCTACGTTCAGGTGCGGGATTATTAACCGTACACGCTCCGACACGAAACAACGACATTTTACAAACAACCGTACCCGAAGCCATACTCGAAACAAATGGAAGCGAGGACTATTTTGATGTTCCTACCGATACGGATAATTATCAGGCAGTAGGCATCGGCCCCGGACTCGGAAAACACAGCGAAACAAGAGCGGCTTTATTAGAGCAACTCACCAGTTGCCAAATACCCATGGTGATAGACGCCGATGCATTAAACCTGCTGGCTGAAGATCGTTATGCACTCTCTACAATTCCTAAAGGTTCCATACTAACCCCGCATCCTAAAGAGCTGGAAAGACTGGTAGGCAAATGTCAGGACTCTTACGAAAGATTGAGAAAAGCTTGCGAGCTGGCACAAACAGCAAAAGTGCACATTGTTCTCAAAGGGGCCTATTCAACCATAATAACTCCGCAGGGCAAATGTTACTTCAACCCCACCGGAAATCCGGGAATGGCCACCGCCGGCAGTGGAGATGTACTGACAGGTATAATACTCGCACTGCTTGCTCAAGGATATGCAGCCGAAGATGCTGCCAAAATAGGCACTTATGCCCACGGAATGGCCGGTGACTTTGCGAAAGAGAAATATGGAATGACGGCACTCACTGCCGGAGACATTATCGAATTTCTGCCGACAACATGGAAGAAACTAAAATAA
- a CDS encoding peptide MFS transporter, which produces MSTFKGHPKGLYLIFATSTAERFSYYGMRAIFILFLTQALMFDKELATSVYGSYTGLVYLTPLIGGYIADKYWGIRRSIFWGAVLMGAGQFFLFASASMLETVQLSHWLMYGGLTLLILGNGCFKPTVASLVGQLYEPSDKRIDAAYTIFYMGVNVGAFMAPLICGYFGETGNPHDFKWGFLIAAFVILLTIVLFETQKNKYLISPSGEPLGIIPDAKAGKKHEEETANLIKGDSHLLRNVCILGLLTLVLGTFFYEWLDGDWISVGIFTACIVFPVTILLDSSLTKIERDRIFVIYIIAFFVIFFWAAYEQAGASLTLFAAEQTDRVILGWEMPASWIQSFNPFFVVILAYIMPTFWSFLSKKKMEPSSPTKQAIGLLLLSLGYLFICFGVNGVQPGVKVNLMWLTGLYFIHTMGEIALSPIGLSMVNKLTPARFASLMMGLWYLSIATANKFAGMLGGLYPEAGKVKLLLGFRIENMYDFFVIFVIMSGIASVILFLLSKKLQKMMHGVE; this is translated from the coding sequence ATGAGTACATTTAAAGGGCACCCCAAGGGTCTGTATTTGATTTTTGCCACAAGTACTGCAGAGCGCTTCAGCTATTACGGCATGCGCGCTATTTTTATTCTTTTTCTTACCCAGGCATTGATGTTTGATAAAGAACTTGCCACTTCCGTCTATGGCAGTTACACCGGTCTGGTTTATCTTACTCCCCTTATCGGCGGATACATAGCCGACAAATATTGGGGAATTCGTCGCTCTATCTTTTGGGGAGCCGTATTGATGGGTGCCGGCCAATTCTTTCTTTTCGCAAGTGCATCGATGCTTGAAACCGTACAGCTTTCGCATTGGTTAATGTATGGCGGGCTTACTCTATTAATTCTCGGCAACGGATGTTTTAAGCCAACCGTTGCTTCGCTCGTGGGGCAATTATATGAACCGAGTGATAAACGTATTGATGCAGCCTATACTATTTTCTATATGGGTGTAAATGTCGGAGCCTTTATGGCGCCACTTATTTGTGGTTACTTTGGCGAAACCGGCAATCCCCATGATTTTAAGTGGGGATTCCTCATTGCCGCTTTCGTTATTCTATTAACGATCGTGTTGTTTGAAACGCAAAAAAACAAGTACCTGATTTCGCCTAGCGGAGAGCCACTGGGCATTATTCCGGATGCAAAAGCCGGTAAAAAACATGAAGAAGAAACGGCAAACCTGATAAAAGGCGACTCACATTTGCTTCGCAATGTTTGTATTCTTGGTCTGCTTACCCTTGTCTTGGGCACTTTCTTTTATGAGTGGCTTGATGGAGATTGGATCAGCGTTGGTATATTTACAGCTTGTATTGTTTTTCCGGTAACCATTCTTTTGGATAGTTCATTGACGAAAATAGAGCGCGACCGTATATTTGTAATTTACATCATCGCCTTTTTTGTTATTTTCTTTTGGGCGGCTTACGAACAAGCTGGAGCTTCACTTACCCTTTTTGCTGCCGAACAAACCGACCGCGTTATTCTGGGTTGGGAGATGCCTGCTTCGTGGATTCAATCGTTCAATCCTTTTTTTGTTGTTATCTTGGCCTACATTATGCCGACTTTCTGGAGCTTTCTCAGCAAAAAGAAGATGGAACCATCATCACCGACCAAGCAAGCTATTGGTTTATTGCTGCTTTCTCTGGGTTATTTATTCATTTGCTTTGGAGTAAACGGAGTTCAACCCGGAGTGAAGGTAAACCTGATGTGGCTTACCGGTCTGTACTTTATCCATACCATGGGCGAAATAGCTCTTTCACCCATCGGACTGTCTATGGTAAATAAGCTTACTCCCGCCCGTTTTGCTTCTCTGATGATGGGACTTTGGTATCTGTCAATTGCTACAGCCAATAAGTTTGCGGGCATGTTAGGCGGGCTGTATCCGGAGGCGGGTAAAGTAAAATTATTGCTTGGATTTCGCATTGAAAACATGTATGACTTCTTTGTGATTTTTGTTATTATGTCCGGCATAGCCTCTGTTATTCTCTTTCTCCTTTCGAAGAAATTGCAGAAGATGATGCATGGAGTGGAATAA
- the hpt gene encoding hypoxanthine phosphoribosyltransferase, translating to MDTIKIKDRLFSVSIMEKDILREVKRVANEINSDLKDKNPLFLSVLNGSFMFTADLMKHITIPCEISFVKLASYQGVSSTGAIKEVIGINEDIAGRTVVIVEDIVDTGLTMQRLIETLGTRGPKEIHIASLLVKPEKLKVQLDIEYVAMEIPNDFIVGYGLDYDGYGRNYPDIYTVVE from the coding sequence ATGGACACCATTAAAATAAAAGATAGACTGTTCTCCGTTTCCATCATGGAAAAGGATATTTTAAGAGAGGTAAAGCGCGTAGCCAACGAAATAAATAGTGATTTAAAAGATAAAAATCCGCTGTTTCTTAGTGTATTGAACGGTTCGTTTATGTTTACGGCCGATTTGATGAAACATATCACCATTCCTTGCGAGATTTCTTTTGTGAAACTGGCATCTTATCAGGGAGTTTCTTCTACAGGAGCTATCAAAGAAGTGATAGGCATTAATGAAGATATAGCCGGACGAACCGTTGTAATTGTTGAAGATATTGTTGATACCGGTCTCACCATGCAGCGTCTTATCGAAACTCTTGGCACACGGGGCCCTAAAGAGATTCACATTGCTTCATTGTTGGTAAAACCCGAGAAGCTGAAAGTGCAACTTGATATTGAATATGTAGCCATGGAGATTCCAAACGATTTTATTGTTGGTTACGGACTCGACTATGACGGCTACGGGCGCAACTATCCTGATATTTATACTGTAGTAGAATAA
- a CDS encoding adenylate kinase, whose translation MLNIVIFGAPGSGKGTQSERIVEKFGINHISTGDVLRAEIKNGTELGKTAKGYIDQGQLIPDALMIDILASVFDSFKESKGVIFDGFPRTIAQAEALKVMLSDRGQAVSVMLDLEVPEDELMTRLIKRGLESGRADDNEETIKKRLFVYHSQTSPLIEWYKKEGTYRHINGLGTMDGIFADICSAIANL comes from the coding sequence ATGTTGAACATTGTTATTTTCGGCGCTCCCGGTTCCGGCAAAGGAACGCAAAGCGAGCGTATAGTAGAAAAGTTTGGAATTAATCACATCTCTACCGGAGATGTGCTTCGTGCAGAAATAAAAAACGGTACCGAACTTGGCAAAACAGCCAAAGGATACATCGATCAGGGGCAATTAATTCCCGATGCTTTGATGATTGACATATTGGCTAGTGTTTTTGATAGTTTTAAGGAGAGTAAAGGGGTTATATTTGACGGATTTCCCCGTACAATTGCTCAGGCAGAGGCCTTGAAAGTAATGCTCTCGGATAGAGGCCAGGCAGTGTCTGTTATGTTGGATCTTGAAGTTCCTGAAGATGAATTGATGACACGCCTCATCAAACGCGGACTGGAATCGGGCCGTGCAGATGACAATGAAGAAACCATCAAGAAGCGTTTATTTGTTTATCATTCTCAAACATCTCCTCTTATCGAATGGTATAAAAAAGAAGGTACTTACCGGCACATTAACGGGCTGGGCACTATGGACGGCATCTTTGCCGATATTTGCAGTGCAATAGCGAATTTATAA
- the obgE gene encoding GTPase ObgE translates to MAESNFVDYVKIYCRSGKGGRGSTHMRREKYVPNGGPDGGDGGRGGHIILRGNRNYWTLLHLKYDRHALAGHGASGSKNRSFGKDGDDKVIEVPCGTVVYNAETGEYICDVTEHDQEVVLLKGGRGGQGNWHFRTATRQAPRFAQPGEPMQELTIIMELKLLADVGLVGFPNAGKSTLLSSVSAAKPKIADYPFTTLEPNLGIVPYRSGKSFVMADIPGIIEGASEGKGLGLRFLRHIERNSLLLFMVPADSDDIRKEYDILLNELKTFNPEMLDKQRVLAVTKCDMLDQELMDEIEPTLPEEIPHLFISSITGLGISLLKDILWEELNKDSNKIEAIVHRPKDVLRLKDELREMGEDEELDFIYEDIDDDEEEEEIEYDDEDEEVK, encoded by the coding sequence ATGGCTGAATCGAATTTTGTTGATTACGTAAAGATATATTGCCGTTCAGGAAAGGGCGGTAGAGGATCTACACACATGAGGCGCGAGAAGTATGTTCCTAACGGCGGCCCCGATGGAGGCGACGGCGGTAGAGGAGGCCATATTATTTTGCGTGGTAATCGTAACTACTGGACATTGCTTCACCTGAAGTATGATCGCCACGCATTGGCCGGTCATGGAGCATCGGGCAGCAAGAACCGTAGTTTTGGTAAAGATGGCGACGATAAGGTTATTGAGGTTCCTTGTGGCACAGTGGTTTATAATGCTGAGACGGGTGAGTACATCTGTGATGTGACAGAACACGATCAAGAAGTTGTTTTGCTTAAAGGCGGTCGTGGCGGACAGGGAAACTGGCATTTCCGCACGGCAACGCGTCAGGCGCCACGCTTTGCGCAACCCGGAGAACCGATGCAGGAACTGACTATCATCATGGAGTTGAAGCTGCTGGCTGATGTGGGACTGGTAGGATTCCCGAATGCCGGAAAGTCTACTTTACTTTCATCCGTTTCGGCTGCTAAACCGAAGATAGCCGACTATCCGTTTACTACGCTTGAACCTAATTTAGGCATTGTGCCTTACCGCAGCGGAAAATCGTTTGTCATGGCAGACATCCCCGGTATCATAGAAGGTGCCAGCGAAGGCAAAGGTCTTGGACTCCGCTTTTTGCGGCACATAGAGCGCAATTCATTGTTGCTGTTCATGGTGCCGGCAGATAGCGACGATATTCGTAAGGAATATGACATTTTACTGAATGAATTGAAAACCTTTAATCCCGAGATGCTCGATAAGCAGCGAGTGCTTGCTGTTACGAAGTGCGATATGCTCGATCAGGAACTGATGGATGAAATAGAGCCGACCCTGCCCGAAGAGATTCCTCATCTTTTTATCTCATCCATTACCGGATTGGGAATTTCTTTGTTGAAAGACATTTTGTGGGAGGAATTGAATAAAGACAGTAACAAGATAGAGGCTATTGTGCATCGTCCCAAAGATGTGCTACGTTTAAAGGATGAACTTCGTGAGATGGGAGAAGACGAAGAACTTGATTTCATCTATGAAGATATTGACGACGATGAGGAGGAAGAGGAAATAGAATACGACGATGAAGATGAAGAAGTAAAATGA
- the pgeF gene encoding peptidoglycan editing factor PgeF, giving the protein MILLTKDRAMLGYELLSAYPDIACFVTTRKGGCSTGEYGTFNCSPFTGDDAGNVRRNQDILCRSLPVRPHELIIPYQIHGTEVRIINTDFLAADAVHRSDLLNGVDAVVTQERGCCVCVSTADCIPILLYDRRNEVVAAVHAGWRGTVKGIVAHTLRVMKDTFGTVGAEVLACLGPGISLASFEVGEEVYESFRSEGYCMESISRWNEETSKYHIDLSEANRIQIQAFGVPREQIQIAGICTYIQHKEFFSARRLGIKSGRILSGIMLNK; this is encoded by the coding sequence ATGATTCTGTTAACTAAAGATAGAGCGATGTTGGGATACGAACTGTTAAGTGCGTATCCTGACATCGCTTGTTTTGTAACTACGCGTAAGGGTGGATGCAGCACGGGAGAGTACGGAACATTTAATTGTTCTCCCTTTACCGGCGATGATGCCGGTAATGTGCGTCGCAATCAAGACATACTTTGTCGTTCATTGCCCGTGCGTCCGCACGAATTGATCATTCCTTACCAGATACACGGCACGGAAGTGCGCATTATTAATACTGATTTTCTTGCAGCAGATGCCGTACATCGATCCGATTTACTTAATGGGGTAGATGCTGTTGTGACTCAGGAGAGAGGCTGTTGCGTTTGTGTGTCTACCGCCGATTGCATTCCTATCCTGTTATATGACCGCCGAAATGAAGTAGTTGCCGCTGTTCATGCCGGATGGCGCGGCACTGTAAAAGGTATTGTAGCGCATACACTTCGTGTGATGAAAGATACTTTTGGTACGGTGGGAGCAGAAGTGTTGGCTTGTTTGGGCCCCGGCATTTCGTTGGCTTCTTTTGAAGTGGGCGAGGAGGTTTACGAATCTTTCCGATCCGAAGGTTACTGCATGGAAAGCATTTCCCGGTGGAATGAAGAAACCTCTAAATACCATATCGATTTGTCGGAAGCAAATCGCATACAAATTCAAGCCTTCGGAGTACCTCGGGAGCAGATACAGATAGCAGGTATTTGTACCTATATACAGCATAAGGAGTTCTTCTCCGCACGTCGGCTGGGCATCAAATCCGGTCGCATTCTATCAGGAATTATGTTGAACAAATAA
- a CDS encoding phenylalanine--tRNA ligase beta subunit-related protein, which yields MHTITVSKEINAACPCFAGVAVYAEVKNSSFSAALWHEINIFTKELTSTTRLDDIKSQPAIAATREAYKNCGKDPGRYRPSAEALRRRLMRGIPLYRIDTLVDLINLVSLRTGYSIGGFDADKIAGTHLELGIGKSGEPFEGIGRGLLNIEGLPVYRDSAGGIGTPTSDNERTKMDMETTHILAIVNGYDGAEGLKKAAEMIQTLLINYAASDGGEMLFFN from the coding sequence ATGCACACCATAACTGTATCTAAGGAAATTAACGCTGCATGCCCCTGTTTCGCCGGAGTGGCTGTTTATGCAGAAGTAAAAAACTCTTCTTTTTCGGCTGCTTTGTGGCACGAGATTAATATCTTTACCAAGGAACTCACTTCGACAACGAGGTTGGACGATATAAAATCTCAACCGGCCATAGCTGCTACGCGTGAAGCGTATAAAAATTGCGGCAAAGATCCGGGACGTTATCGCCCTTCGGCCGAAGCGTTGCGCAGAAGATTAATGCGCGGCATTCCGCTTTATCGGATAGACACGTTGGTAGATCTCATTAATCTTGTGTCATTGCGCACGGGTTATTCCATCGGTGGCTTTGATGCCGATAAGATAGCAGGAACACATCTGGAATTGGGCATCGGGAAATCGGGCGAACCTTTTGAAGGTATAGGCCGGGGGTTGCTTAACATTGAAGGCTTGCCGGTTTATCGTGATTCCGCAGGAGGCATCGGTACACCAACGAGCGATAACGAGCGTACGAAAATGGACATGGAGACAACACACATCCTTGCCATTGTCAACGGGTATGATGGTGCGGAAGGGCTGAAGAAAGCTGCCGAAATGATACAGACTTTATTGATAAACTATGCAGCGTCCGATGGCGGAGAAATGCTGTTCTTTAACTGA
- a CDS encoding M23 family metallopeptidase — MIKRLLYVFLCCFSLSVGAQQSHSCFSPREISDIRVATPGLFEHGNKLLIDLGAIPATEFAFPLPGAKVISGYASRKRKGHSGVDIKTCAKDTIYCAFSGIVRMAKPYSGYGNVIVVRHASGLETVYSHNFLNFVKSGDEVKAGQAIALTGRTGRATTEHLHFETRINGQHFNPNLIFNFQEGTLRKGCIQCAKKGRGVSVKAL; from the coding sequence ATGATTAAGAGACTCCTGTATGTTTTTTTGTGTTGCTTTTCATTGTCTGTCGGCGCACAGCAGTCACACTCTTGTTTCTCGCCGAGGGAGATAAGCGATATACGTGTGGCAACACCCGGTTTGTTTGAACATGGCAATAAACTGCTTATTGATTTAGGAGCCATACCGGCAACCGAATTTGCTTTTCCGCTGCCCGGAGCCAAAGTCATTTCGGGTTATGCTTCGCGCAAACGAAAAGGACATAGTGGAGTGGATATTAAAACGTGTGCCAAAGATACTATCTATTGTGCCTTCAGCGGGATAGTACGCATGGCAAAACCTTACAGTGGTTACGGCAACGTAATTGTGGTGCGCCATGCCAGCGGACTGGAAACGGTGTATAGTCACAACTTTCTGAATTTCGTAAAGAGTGGCGATGAAGTCAAGGCCGGACAAGCCATTGCGTTAACCGGTCGCACGGGGCGTGCCACAACAGAGCATTTACATTTCGAAACCCGCATCAACGGGCAACACTTTAATCCCAATCTGATCTTTAATTTTCAAGAAGGAACGCTTCGTAAAGGATGTATTCAGTGTGCGAAGAAAGGGCGTGGTGTATCAGTAAAAGCACTCTAA